Proteins from a genomic interval of Fusarium oxysporum Fo47 chromosome I, complete sequence:
- a CDS encoding glycosyl hydrolase catalytic core-domain-containing protein → MIANKLTILTATAALLEPALALGHRHAHHQHAQKRGDWVVATIDGQVVSWENNYFGPGGAAPAATQPAAASQPEAPSAPAPAAAQPTTIIKVAKPSQAAKSAYEPASQPKKEETAAKASQKAAIKEKTQSKAKSSSTQSKSSGSTSGGSAGFSHKRGVCYNNVDLANTFAGDCKNCGWGYNWDSSSGGLKGLNFIPTLWNDQPLHTDRFADNCAQALSDGAKAIFSFNEPDNAGQADMTPAYAAKAHVKWLNPYAGKALIGAPSISNSGLPMEGVEWLKNWVSECEKLGEQCHYDFCNVHWYSEVEYGNTLFDHLKASHEACGGKPIWLTEFAPTGSDEAIADWLKDAIPKLEALSYLDAYSYFKVETGMLMTSETELSSYGSVYASA, encoded by the coding sequence ATGATCGCCAACAAGCTCACCATCCTTACCGCTACCGCCGCTCTTCTTGAGCCGGCTCTCGCTCTTGGCCACCGCCACGCTCACCACCAGCACGCCCAGAAGCGTGGTGACTGGGTCGTTGCTACCATTGACGGTCAGGTCGTCTCTTGGGAGAACAACTACTTCGGCCCCGGCGGTGCTGCTCCTGCTGCTACTCAGCCCGCTGCCGCTTCTCAACCCGAGGCACCTTCTGCTCCCGCTCCTGCTGCCGCTCAGCCTACCACCATTATCAAGGTCGCCAAGCCCTCTCAAGCTGCCAAGTCCGCCTATGAGCCTGCTTCCCAGCCCAAAAAGGAGGAGACCGCCGCCAAGGCTTCCCAGAAGGCtgccatcaaggagaagactcagtccaaggccaagtctAGCAGCACCCAGTCCAAGTCTAGCGGCTCCACTTCTGGCGGCTCCGCTGGCTTCTCCCACAAGCGCGGTGTCTGCTACAACAACGTTGACCTCGCCAACACTTTCGCCGGCGACTGCAAGAACTGCGGCTGGGGTTACAACTGGGACTCCTCTTCCGGCGGTCTCAAGGGTCTCAACTTCATCCCTACCCTCTGGAACGACCAGCCTCTCCACACCGACCGCTTTGCCGACAACTGTGCCCAGGCTCTGAGTGATGGCGCCAAGGCtatcttcagcttcaacgaGCCTGACAACGCTGGCCAGGCTGACATGACTCCTGCCTACGCTGCCAAGGCCCATGTCAAGTGGCTCAACCCTTATGCTGGAAAGGCCCTCATCGGTGCCCCTTCCATCAGCAACAGTGGTCTTCCCATGGAGGGTGTCGAGTGGCTCAAGAACTGGGTCTCTGAGTGTGAGAAGCTCGGCGAGCAGTGCCACTATGACTTCTGCAACGTCCACTGGTACTCCGAGGTTGAGTACGGTAACACTCTCTTCGACCACCTCAAGGCTTCCCACGAGGCTTGCGGTGGAAAGCCCATCTGGCTCACCGAGTTTGCTCCTACAGGTTCTGATGAGGCCATTGCCGACTGGCTCAAGGATGCCATCCCCAAGCTTGAGGCCCTTTCTTACCTTGATGCTTACTCCTACTTCAAGGTTGAGACTGGCATGCTCATGACCAGCGAGACCGAGCTCAGCTCTTATGGTAGCGTTTACGCCTCCGCTTAA